In the genome of Pelobacter seleniigenes DSM 18267, one region contains:
- a CDS encoding TetR/AcrR family transcriptional regulator encodes MKKRTINPDEKIDKVIETARRLFVEKGYCGVSIPTIVKESGVSTGAIYSYFADKEALAREIHRRTVAEFSEMFRDRLEGRTSIYEVLKTFTKLICELTEQRPNMMKYMLFMQHGGIVYNLPPVCSTEPFRLLQEHLKQAIAAGEIRVKDFMIAGLSYTGVTLRAAELRFEGVLPQPLPEICDILVEIGWRAICV; translated from the coding sequence GTGAAAAAACGGACAATAAATCCGGATGAGAAAATTGACAAGGTTATCGAAACTGCGCGGCGGCTATTTGTTGAAAAGGGCTACTGTGGGGTGTCGATTCCGACCATAGTCAAGGAGTCCGGGGTCAGCACTGGTGCTATCTACAGTTATTTTGCCGACAAAGAGGCTTTGGCCCGAGAGATTCATCGGCGGACGGTAGCGGAGTTCAGCGAGATGTTTCGAGATCGTCTGGAAGGTCGGACGTCCATCTATGAGGTTTTGAAAACTTTTACCAAGCTGATCTGCGAGTTAACGGAACAGCGACCGAATATGATGAAGTACATGCTGTTCATGCAGCATGGCGGAATTGTCTATAACCTCCCCCCTGTGTGTTCGACGGAGCCGTTTCGGCTTTTGCAGGAGCATCTTAAGCAGGCCATCGCGGCTGGAGAAATCCGGGTTAAGGATTTTATGATTGCCGGATTGTCCTATACCGGGGTGACGTTGCGCGCTGCGGAGTTGCGATTTGAAGGAGTCTTGCCGCAGCCGTTGCCGGAAATTTGCGATATTCTTGTGGAGATCGGCTGGCGGGCAATTTGTGTCTGA
- the rlmB gene encoding 23S rRNA (guanosine(2251)-2'-O)-methyltransferase RlmB, with the protein MSDLIYGINPVREALHGGSRSPLELMVVRESRNARLEELITLARSCTLKVTFSERRQLDQLAGHAHHQGVLLRVTAFAYRDFDDLLSAWRASGQRAFFLLLDGITDPHNFGAILRSAEIAGCSGVVVAKDRSCPVTPVVEKTAAGALAHLPLCQVTNLARTVEELKKHAIWCYGLAGEDTAEEIYKTDLRGHIAIVVGSEGSGLRPNIRNHCDGLLAIPMKGSLSSLNASVAAGIALFEVVRQNDHA; encoded by the coding sequence ATGAGTGACCTGATCTACGGAATCAATCCGGTCCGCGAGGCCCTGCATGGCGGTAGTCGTTCCCCCCTCGAACTTATGGTCGTGCGCGAGAGTCGTAATGCCCGTCTTGAAGAGCTGATCACCCTGGCCCGCAGTTGCACTTTAAAGGTCACTTTCAGCGAGCGCCGACAACTCGACCAGTTGGCCGGGCATGCTCACCATCAGGGGGTTTTGCTGCGGGTGACCGCGTTTGCTTACCGGGATTTCGATGACCTGTTGAGCGCTTGGCGGGCCAGTGGACAACGGGCCTTCTTTCTGCTTCTCGACGGGATTACCGATCCACATAATTTTGGCGCCATTCTGCGTAGTGCCGAAATTGCCGGGTGCAGCGGGGTTGTCGTGGCCAAAGATCGGTCCTGTCCGGTGACCCCGGTGGTTGAGAAGACCGCAGCCGGAGCTCTGGCCCACTTGCCTCTCTGTCAGGTCACCAATTTGGCCCGGACTGTAGAGGAACTGAAAAAACATGCTATCTGGTGTTATGGATTGGCCGGCGAGGACACCGCGGAAGAAATCTATAAGACCGATCTGCGCGGCCATATTGCCATTGTGGTTGGCAGCGAGGGGAGTGGCTTGCGGCCGAATATCCGTAACCACTGCGACGGGTTGCTGGCCATTCCCATGAAGGGGTCGCTCTCCTCCCTGAATGCGTCGGTCGCAGCCGGGATCGCTTTGTTCGAGGTCGTCCGGCAGAACGATCATGCCTGA